The following proteins come from a genomic window of Helicobacter canadensis MIT 98-5491:
- a CDS encoding fibronectin type III domain-containing protein → MITLSYSFKMDSLRMKILSLFILIFFSACSSSNLNFGSTPSINPNITPPDNIRTLSDVNTIAFEWNLIQNPEIAGYYIYRKKPNEQSFSKIATLDSRFITHYADNKLESNTEYLYQFASFDAQKNISQFSSPISAKTQFIEAINYVEAISNYPRKVKIIWNPHQDTRVIGYVIEKKKPNGQWSELANINSRLLVEYLDIGLEDNTSYEYRVFAYNTNKTYSLPSKSVKATTKPKPTPITNFTATTNIPKQITLKWDLHPNPEITQYNLFRSNFESSFFSKLATLPNNTDTYQDAIKDDGKQYYYKITATDKDGIESLEVGPIMGMTLGIPNTPVITYAQIEGDSAVLRWTPQDDRATEYIVYKKDSRFFGETLRYNKVLTPEFIDREVIPGEKYYYRVSAVDANGLESKQTQEIMLFLPTQ, encoded by the coding sequence ATGATTACTTTATCGTATTCTTTTAAAATGGATTCTCTAAGAATGAAAATTTTATCTCTTTTTATTCTTATATTCTTTAGTGCTTGCAGTAGTTCAAATCTCAACTTTGGCTCTACTCCTTCTATTAATCCAAATATCACTCCACCTGATAATATTCGCACACTTAGCGATGTTAATACTATTGCTTTTGAATGGAATCTCATTCAAAATCCAGAAATTGCAGGATATTATATCTATCGCAAAAAACCGAATGAACAAAGTTTTAGCAAAATTGCCACTTTAGATTCTCGATTTATTACGCATTATGCGGATAATAAGCTTGAATCAAATACCGAATATCTTTATCAATTTGCCTCTTTTGATGCACAAAAAAATATTTCACAATTTTCATCTCCTATTAGTGCAAAAACTCAATTTATTGAAGCAATTAACTATGTTGAGGCAATTAGCAACTATCCACGCAAAGTCAAAATCATTTGGAATCCTCACCAAGATACAAGAGTTATAGGTTATGTTATTGAAAAGAAAAAGCCAAATGGGCAATGGAGTGAATTAGCAAATATTAATAGTCGTTTGCTTGTAGAATATCTTGATATAGGACTTGAAGACAACACTTCTTATGAATATCGCGTTTTTGCTTACAATACCAATAAAACTTATTCGCTTCCTTCCAAAAGTGTTAAAGCCACTACAAAACCAAAACCAACCCCTATTACAAATTTCACTGCCACCACCAATATTCCAAAACAAATCACACTCAAATGGGATCTTCATCCAAATCCCGAAATAACTCAATATAACCTTTTCCGATCCAACTTTGAATCAAGCTTTTTTAGTAAGCTTGCTACTCTTCCAAACAACACCGACACTTATCAAGACGCCATCAAAGATGATGGAAAACAATACTACTACAAAATCACTGCCACTGATAAAGATGGCATTGAAAGCCTTGAAGTTGGACCTATTATGGGTATGACTTTAGGGATTCCAAACACTCCAGTGATTACTTATGCACAAATTGAAGGAGATTCTGCAGTTTTACGATGGACACCCCAAGATGATCGTGCTACAGAATACATTGTCTATAAAAAGGATTCGCGTTTCTTTGGAGAAACCTTGCGTTATAATAAAGTCTTAACACCGGAATTTATTGATCGTGAAGTCATTCCAGGAGAAAAATATTATTATCGCGTTAGTGCCGTTGATGCTAATGGCTTAGAATCAAAACAAACACAAGAAATTATGCTTTTCTTACCCACACAATAA
- a CDS encoding RluA family pseudouridine synthase has translation MQEKQRENHSLTFYVQQEETKMRLDKFLTQKLGLSRNQISKIIQEKQITLNGVFIQKNGTSLNFNDQIILTLPNKQEKSKPNHLNIPILYEDEDLLILNKPINLIVHQTHQDDSQYTLQDWLQENNFSLSNLGDSYRQGIIHRLDKTTSGAIVIAKNNYAHEILSQQLKSKEMGRYYVCVIDSPLKQNILIDAPLIRHPKNRLKYIPTTKDTPLSKEAKTAFFKIINNDKIELIGAKLFSGRTHQIRAHLSKIQRHILGDVFYGYKGNYTARILLHSHLVYLTHPTTKQRLEIYAPLWEDMLLFLHQEFYSSQSYENFAKNFKIPLEQLYWLNFQTSNLS, from the coding sequence TTGCAAGAGAAACAAAGAGAGAATCACTCATTGACATTTTATGTGCAACAAGAAGAAACAAAAATGCGTCTTGATAAATTTCTCACTCAAAAGTTAGGATTATCAAGAAACCAAATCAGCAAAATAATCCAAGAAAAACAAATTACACTCAATGGAGTTTTTATTCAAAAAAATGGCACTTCCCTTAATTTTAACGATCAAATTATCCTAACCCTACCCAATAAACAAGAAAAATCAAAACCCAATCACCTTAATATCCCCATTTTATATGAAGATGAAGATTTACTAATCCTCAATAAGCCCATTAATCTAATCGTTCATCAAACCCACCAAGATGATTCTCAATACACCTTGCAAGACTGGCTACAAGAGAATAATTTTTCACTCTCCAATCTAGGAGATTCTTACAGACAAGGCATTATCCATCGTCTTGATAAGACCACTAGTGGAGCAATAGTAATTGCCAAGAACAATTACGCTCACGAGATTTTAAGCCAACAACTTAAAAGTAAAGAAATGGGGCGTTATTATGTTTGCGTCATTGATTCACCCCTCAAGCAAAATATCCTTATTGATGCCCCTCTCATAAGACACCCCAAAAATCGCCTCAAATATATTCCTACCACAAAAGATACTCCCCTTAGCAAAGAAGCCAAAACTGCCTTTTTTAAAATTATCAATAATGATAAAATAGAACTCATTGGAGCTAAACTTTTTAGCGGAAGAACTCATCAAATTCGTGCACATCTTAGCAAAATACAACGGCACATTTTAGGCGATGTTTTTTATGGTTATAAAGGAAACTATACTGCTAGAATACTCTTACATTCCCACTTAGTCTATCTCACACATCCTACAACCAAGCAACGCCTAGAAATTTATGCTCCACTTTGGGAAGATATGCTTCTTTTTTTGCACCAAGAATTCTACTCTTCACAAAGCTATGAAAATTTTGCAAAAAACTTTAAAATCCCGCTTGAACAACTTTATTGGCTAAATTTCCAAACTTCAAACCTTTCTTAA
- a CDS encoding FtsW/RodA/SpoVE family cell cycle protein, with the protein MRFNKNILSSFDFTLPLLVIPLVLLSWFLINENNAFLGDKVLIYVFVGILVFVVTFLLPIKRMSWAIVIFYWINIVLLVAVDFFGDVRLGAQRWLEIPFVHFTFQPSETMKPALILMLAHLIAKNPPKGGGYKFFSFLKFSWYILLPFVLILKQPDLGTALVLLIMGFGVLFLIGVNYKIWLTLLVGFCLLSPILYANLHDYQKKRIEDFISKEPDYQVRQSIIAVGAGGLDGKEKEEATQTIYRFLPIATSDFIFPYFAERFGFLGIIGLFILYAFLIFHIFSMGSIDAKDYFLRVIAYCAGLLVFVYSGVNIAMTIGLAPVVGIPLPLFSYGGSSFITFMILFGLLEHLLAFKNNFVYNYASKNFLKKGP; encoded by the coding sequence TTGAGATTTAATAAGAATATTTTATCATCTTTTGATTTCACTTTACCTTTATTGGTAATTCCTCTTGTATTGTTATCGTGGTTTTTAATTAATGAAAATAATGCTTTTTTGGGCGATAAAGTTTTGATTTATGTCTTTGTTGGCATTTTGGTGTTTGTGGTGACTTTTTTATTGCCTATTAAGCGTATGTCGTGGGCTATTGTGATATTTTATTGGATTAATATTGTTTTGCTTGTGGCAGTGGATTTTTTTGGTGATGTGCGACTTGGTGCGCAGCGATGGCTTGAGATTCCTTTTGTGCATTTTACTTTTCAACCTTCTGAGACAATGAAACCTGCTTTAATTTTGATGTTAGCACATTTAATTGCCAAGAATCCTCCTAAAGGAGGGGGTTATAAATTTTTTAGTTTTCTTAAGTTTTCTTGGTATATTTTGTTGCCTTTTGTGTTGATTTTAAAGCAACCTGATTTAGGGACAGCACTTGTGCTTTTGATTATGGGTTTTGGAGTTTTATTTTTGATTGGAGTGAATTATAAGATATGGCTTACTCTGCTTGTCGGATTTTGCCTACTTTCTCCTATTTTGTATGCTAATTTACACGATTATCAAAAAAAGCGTATTGAAGATTTTATCTCTAAAGAACCAGATTATCAGGTGCGACAATCTATTATCGCAGTTGGTGCAGGTGGGCTTGATGGCAAAGAAAAGGAAGAAGCCACACAGACGATTTATCGCTTTTTGCCTATTGCTACGAGTGATTTTATTTTTCCTTATTTTGCAGAACGCTTTGGATTTTTGGGAATTATAGGGTTGTTTATTTTGTATGCTTTTCTTATTTTTCATATTTTTAGTATGGGAAGCATTGATGCAAAAGATTATTTTTTAAGAGTTATTGCTTATTGTGCGGGATTGCTTGTTTTTGTTTATTCGGGTGTGAATATAGCAATGACAATTGGTTTAGCACCAGTTGTAGGTATTCCATTGCCACTTTTTAGTTATGGTGGTAGTAGTTTTATTACCTTTATGATACTTTTTGGGCTTTTGGAGCATTTACTTGCTTTTAAGAATAATTTTGTATATAATTACGCTTCCAAAAATTTTTTAAAGAAGGGTCCTTAG
- a CDS encoding cation transporter: MKIQCVNIKCQGCVNKIQESLGQKYPSLRVDIPSQSVEVEASEEELKEIKTKLQELGFLTSEGIMGKIKGFFK, translated from the coding sequence ATGAAAATCCAATGTGTTAATATTAAATGTCAAGGCTGTGTTAATAAAATTCAAGAATCTTTAGGTCAAAAATACCCTAGTTTAAGAGTTGATATTCCCTCTCAAAGTGTAGAAGTTGAAGCTAGCGAAGAAGAGCTTAAAGAGATTAAAACTAAATTGCAAGAATTAGGATTTTTAACTAGTGAAGGTATAATGGGAAAAATAAAGGGATTTTTTAAATAA